Below is a genomic region from Vibrio nitrifigilis.
GCTTAAAATCGATCGCGCTACATTTTATTGCGTCAACGTCTCCAATGTATGCATGGTTTGAGTTTATTGGTCACCCATTTACCGCCATTTTAGTCGCCTGTTTTATGGCGTTCTATTTACTGGGTTTCCGTCGCGGATTATCTAAACAAGAAGTGATGGATATCTGTAGCTCTGCACTCCAACCTGCAGGCGTCATCATCTTGGTTACCGGTGCTGGTGGTGTATTCAAACAAGTTCTCGTGGATTCTGGTGTTGGCCAAGCGGTCGGTGATTTCCTTGCACAATATGATCTCTCAGTGGTTGTATTAGCTTTCTTGTTTGCTGGTTTTGTCCGTGTAATTCAAGGATCAGCAACCGTTGCCATGCTAACTGCGGTCGGTTTGATTCAGCCTATGCTAGAACCTATGCATTTAAGTGGTGCTGAACTTGCCGTTGTCACTATAGCGATTGGCGGCGGTGCAAAACTACTTTCTCATGTTAACGACTCAGGTTTTTGGTTAGCGAATCGATACTTAAACCTGACTGAAAAACAAACGCTACAAACTTGGACGGTCACCGACACCATTGTTGGTCTGACAGGGTTTTGTGTAGCCCTCGTTATCTTCTCATTTATTTAACAATAACGTTTGCTCCAAACATTATTTAATTAAAGAACTTATTCAATAGCTTAATAGCAAGAGGAAAGAATTATGAGCGTACCTACCATTACTGAAATGCATGTTATTCCCGTTGCAGGTCGTGACAGTATGCTGCTTAACTTAAGTGGTGCCCATGCGCCTTTTTTCACTCGTAACATCGTAGTCCTAAAAGATAGTGCTGGTAATGAAGGTTTAGGTGAAGTCCCTGGAGGGGAAAAAATTCGCCAAACCTTAGAAGATGCTCGTGAACTGGTGCTAGGTCGTTCTGTGGGTGAATTCAAAAATGTCAAAACAGCAGTAAAACATAAATTCAATGATCGCGACGCTTCTGGCCGTGGTGTACAGACTTTCGACCTTCGCACAACAGTGCACGTGATTACTGCGATTGAAGCTGCCTTTCTTGACCTATTAGGTAAACACCTTGGTTTGAATGTCGCTTCACTTCTTGGTGATGGTCAACAACGTGATGCGGTTGAGGTATTAGGTTACTTATTCTTTGTCGGTGATAAAGATAAAACAGATTTGCCTTACCAAAGCCAAGATGATGATGCGTGTGAGTGGTATCGCATTCGCCACCAAGAAGCGCTCACGCCAGAAACCGTTGCTCGCCTCGCGAAAGCCAGTCACGACCGTTATGGTTTCCACGATTTTAAATTAAAAGGTGGTGTATTAGCGGGTAAAGAAGAAGCAAAAGCGGTTAAAGCGATCAAAGAAGCTTTCCCAGATGCGCGTGTCACTCTTGACCCTAACGGTGCCTGGTCGCTAGAAGAAGCAGTAGAGTTGGCACAAGATCTTAAAGATACGTTAGCGTATGCAGAAGACCCATGTGGCGCAGAAAATGGCTTATCAGGTCGTGAAATTCTCTCTGAATTCCGTCGTCGTACTGGTCTACCAACCGCAACAAATATGATTGCGACGGATTGGCGTCAGATGTGTCACTCTTTGAGTCTACAGTCTGTGGATATCCCACTTGCAGACCCACACTTCTGGACAATGGAAGGCTCTGTACGCGTGGCGCAAATGTGTCATGAATTTGGTTACACTTGGGGCTCACACTCTAATAACCACTTTGATATCTCATTAGCCATGTTTACTCATGTAGCGGCAGCGGCACCTGGCCACATTACTGCGATTGATACTCACTGGATCTGGCAAGAAGGTAATCAACGCCTTACTACCGCACCATTTGAAATCAAGGACGGCAAAATCGCTGTTCCTGATGTTCCTGGATTAGGTATTACTCTTGATTGGGAAAAAGTAGAAGAAGCGAACAAACTGTATTTAGACAACTGTCTGGGTGCCCGTGATGACTCTAAAGGCATGCAATATCTGATTCCAGATTGGACATTTGATCCTAAAAAACCTTGTTTAGTTCGTGATTAAAGATAGTCATTAATACCTGTTTGCCACCGTCGATCCGCGGTGGCCTTTTTCTTATTTTCCCTAGCGTTGAACATGAAGTTGTTACTTCGGTGAACGGATAATTATTGGGAGATAACGCATGGATAAGATGTGATGGTGAGGTGAATAAATGGAACTAAATACAGAGATTGCTGAGCAAATTGTTTACCATGCTCAGCGTGTTATTCAATACCCAATTAATGTGATGGATGCCGATGGGTTGATCATTGCATCAACCAATCCATCGCGTAAGTATCAAAAGCATAGTGGCGCCGTTGTTGCGATAAGCCAGCGTACCATTGTAGAAATCGATGATGTTACAGCGCAAAACATGCGAGGTACACAGCCCGGAGTAAATTTACCAATTATGTTCAAAAACACCATCATCGGGGTGATTGGTATTTCTGGCCCGCCTAATGACATTCGCCATCTGGGTGAGCTTGTCAAAATGGCGGCTGAGATGACAGTAGAGCATGAGTATGTGGTTGAACAGAGTCATTGGAAGGATCAACGCCGAAAGGACTTATTACTGCAATGGATTGATCAGCAAGCTGATTTCGATATGGTTGAATCTCAGGCAATCCCACTGAAAATCGATTTATATGCGGGCTACGTTGTGTGTCTATTGGAAACGAAAAATAGTGACCAACTGAATGTCGTGCACAATTTGGTGAAAAGATGGAATCGAGAACGGTTATCTGTTGAATTAACAAAATACCGCTTGTTATTATTGTTACAGCATTCAGAAACCAATAGCGATTGGCATCAAATTCAGCGTGTTATTGACATTGATGACACGATTGATTTTCCGGTGTATGGCTCACTAGGCAAACATTATTCACACCCTAAGGAGCTATTTGCCTCATATCAAAGTGCGCTCGCAGCGCTCAATAGCGGTAAAAAGTTACTTAAAAACCAACGCTACTTTGAATTTGACCAAGTGACACTTCCCGCGATTCTAGACAACGAGCGTAAACAGTGGCAACAGCAGTTGTTATTTGAACCGGTTCGCCGTGTCGATGAGATGGATCCTGTGTTAAAAAAAACATTACTCTGTTGGTTTGAAAACAACCTCGACAGTGCTAAGACTGCGGAACAGTTATATATTCATCGCAATTCGCTGCGATATCGACTGAATAAAATCAGTGACATATGCCATCTTGATCTCAGTAATTACCAAGACCGAGTCTGGATATATTTGAGCCTGATTCTCTCTCCAACAGCAGCTTAGCATCGGATTAAGCCGTCTTCTTCTCCGTGGGGCATCATTCAACTTGTTAGTAAAATGGTGTCCAGATTCGCTCTGTTCTTTTCTATTATCTGCTGCATGCTTTTCTTATTCTTGTATTTGAAATAACAACAATCTCGTGTTGATTCTCGGCGTAGGGTGTTATCTACTGTAGCCATAACGATGTCATGATTTTCCAGGGAGGAGACAAGCGTTGAATACCTCAGTAAAAACTCACAATAAACCAATTATCATCGAGACAGGAAGTGCACCCGAGGTGATTAAATCTCGCTTTTTAAGTTTGGCGGATTGGTTTTATCAAGCTTTGGGGCTTGCGGAAAGCGATGTCGAGATTATTCGCGTGTATTTAGATGAACCATTACCTGAACCGAGTAAGGACCGGTTAGTAGTCATTACTGGCTCGTGGGCAATGGTCACCGATCATGAACCTTGGAGTGAACGCACGGCTGAGTGGATTAAAAAAGCGGTTGATGCTGAAATGCCATTGTATGGTGTTTGCTATGGGCATCAGCTTATGAGTTATGCGTTAGGTGGTGAAGTGGATTACTTCCCTAAGCAAAAAGAGATTGGTTGTTTACCTGTGACATTAAACGAAACAGCCCAACAAGACCCTCTCCTCAGTCATTTGCCTACTCAATTTAAAGCGCATTTAACTCATTCTCAACGGGTCACAGTGGTACCAGAAGGTGCACAAGTGTTGGCAGGATCAGAGCGCGATGGACATCAAATTATCCGTTATTCACCAACGGCGCTTTCGACTCAATTTCATCCGGAGTTTACACCTGAGCTTCTTCAAGCCGTAATTGAAACCAATCAGCACAAGCTTGAACAAGAAGGACAAGATATACCGACTTTATTAGCTGGATTGGAAGAGGCTGAATACGCACGAAGCATATTAGCTAAGTTTGTTGATTATTACTCTTAATGATATTCGAATCATTTGAATGTTTTCTTCAAATGAGTGGTTTCGAGTTCGTCTATTTACCTCGCTATAATTGTTAATGAGATCCCTGAGGGCGAATACATTCTCGCTGAAATACCATCTTGAGGT
It encodes:
- a CDS encoding enolase C-terminal domain-like protein, which gives rise to MSVPTITEMHVIPVAGRDSMLLNLSGAHAPFFTRNIVVLKDSAGNEGLGEVPGGEKIRQTLEDARELVLGRSVGEFKNVKTAVKHKFNDRDASGRGVQTFDLRTTVHVITAIEAAFLDLLGKHLGLNVASLLGDGQQRDAVEVLGYLFFVGDKDKTDLPYQSQDDDACEWYRIRHQEALTPETVARLAKASHDRYGFHDFKLKGGVLAGKEEAKAVKAIKEAFPDARVTLDPNGAWSLEEAVELAQDLKDTLAYAEDPCGAENGLSGREILSEFRRRTGLPTATNMIATDWRQMCHSLSLQSVDIPLADPHFWTMEGSVRVAQMCHEFGYTWGSHSNNHFDISLAMFTHVAAAAPGHITAIDTHWIWQEGNQRLTTAPFEIKDGKIAVPDVPGLGITLDWEKVEEANKLYLDNCLGARDDSKGMQYLIPDWTFDPKKPCLVRD
- a CDS encoding sugar diacid recognition domain-containing protein; amino-acid sequence: MELNTEIAEQIVYHAQRVIQYPINVMDADGLIIASTNPSRKYQKHSGAVVAISQRTIVEIDDVTAQNMRGTQPGVNLPIMFKNTIIGVIGISGPPNDIRHLGELVKMAAEMTVEHEYVVEQSHWKDQRRKDLLLQWIDQQADFDMVESQAIPLKIDLYAGYVVCLLETKNSDQLNVVHNLVKRWNRERLSVELTKYRLLLLLQHSETNSDWHQIQRVIDIDDTIDFPVYGSLGKHYSHPKELFASYQSALAALNSGKKLLKNQRYFEFDQVTLPAILDNERKQWQQQLLFEPVRRVDEMDPVLKKTLLCWFENNLDSAKTAEQLYIHRNSLRYRLNKISDICHLDLSNYQDRVWIYLSLILSPTAA
- a CDS encoding glutamine amidotransferase, encoding MNTSVKTHNKPIIIETGSAPEVIKSRFLSLADWFYQALGLAESDVEIIRVYLDEPLPEPSKDRLVVITGSWAMVTDHEPWSERTAEWIKKAVDAEMPLYGVCYGHQLMSYALGGEVDYFPKQKEIGCLPVTLNETAQQDPLLSHLPTQFKAHLTHSQRVTVVPEGAQVLAGSERDGHQIIRYSPTALSTQFHPEFTPELLQAVIETNQHKLEQEGQDIPTLLAGLEEAEYARSILAKFVDYYS